From Bacteroidales bacterium:
TAACATTATACTTCCGCCATAACATTTGATGGACAGTTATGTGTACCTTTGCAGAGCGTGGTCAGAGTGGCGCATCATCAAAAACATCGTAAAACAATCCCTGTAAGAAGTTCCGGATTAAAGGGGAATATTTTATGAAAACAATCACCGCTCAGGAGTTAAGGAGAAGAATCGATTCGGGAGAACCTCTGCAGATCATCGACATCAGGGAACCCACTGATTATAAGGTGTGTCATATCCCTGGTTCCATCTGTATCCCCGGGAAACATATCTTCGACCATCTCAACCAGATTGGGAAGGAAATCCCTGTGGTCATTTATTGCCGTTACGGTACCAAGGGTCCTTCTGTGGTAGCGGCGCTGGAATCAGACCACAACATCAGGAACCTG
This genomic window contains:
- a CDS encoding rhodanese-like domain-containing protein, with product MKTITAQELRRRIDSGEPLQIIDIREPTDYKVCHIPGSICIPGKHIFDHLNQIGKEIPVVIYCRYGTKGPSVVAALESDHNIRNLLLLEDGIYAWAKEIDRWMLDLI